From Nicotiana tabacum cultivar K326 chromosome 22, ASM71507v2, whole genome shotgun sequence, one genomic window encodes:
- the LOC107785274 gene encoding GATA transcription factor 26-like isoform X1, translated as MGKQGPCYHCGVTSTPLWRNGPPEKPILCNACGSRWRTKGTLANYTPLHARAEPDDLEDYRVSRVKHMSLKNKEPKLLKRRQNHDNTEVRTPPDYNQGFLKGLDEDTSNRSSSGSAISNTESCAQFDSTEASDLTGHAQSNIWDTTVPSRKRTCISRPKQSSVEKLTKDLYTILHEQQSSCFSGSSEEDLLFASDKPMVSVEIGHGSVLIRHPNSIGRDEESEVSSLSVDNKRHYVNEAYSRFSTPPVNINKGVYLPNLGTERIKKPTSQGMEQDKIKRDKDRLEKLQILGQHNSPLCHIDLKDVLNYEEFVRHFSSDEQQQLLKYLAPVDSFAPPDSLQSMFESSHFEENLSSFQKLLAEGVFDNSLGVKIEDSRTLKRLILCYFTKSKWVEKYNLIKDTKCKSSTNGSEVAGGPNAIGTGHSVNVKRPLEGHHAKYAGPKKATKSPNRVVMKSSYEQKELIDNDSSCFSPKSLFALPCNSSPMLDSLHFANGSSDQELLLDVPSNSSFPQAELLVPTSSFAAQASTSSSSVYPYVVRP; from the exons ATGGGAAAGCAAGGACCTTGCTATCACTGTGGTGTTACAA GTACCCCACTTTGGCGTAATGGGCCTCCAGAGAAGCCAATATTGTGCAATGCATGTGGATCTCGGTGGAGAACAAAAGGAACCTTGGCAAATTATACTCCTCTGCATGCAAGGGCAGAGCCTGATGATCTTGAGGATTATAGGGTGTCTAGAGTCAAACACATGTCTTTGAAAAACAAAGAGCCAAAGTTGCTGAAACGAAGGCAAAATCATGATAATACTGAAGTTAGAACTCCTCCTGATTATAATCAGGGTTTCCTTAAGGGTTTAGATGAAGATACAAGCAATAGGTCAAGTTCTGGTTCTGCCATCTCAAACACGGAGAGCTGTGCACAATTTGATAGTACTGAAGCAAGTGATTTGACAG GCCATGCCCAATCCAACATATGGGACACAACGGTGCCTTCAAGGAAGAGAACCTGCATTAGTCGTCCAAAGCAGTCTTCAGTTGAAAAACTTACTAAAGACCTGTATACCATCCTACACGAACAACAATCGTCATGCTTCTCTGGATCTTCTGAAGAGGATTTGCTTTTTGCTAGTGACAAGCCTATGGTCTCTGTTGAGATAGGACATGGAAGTGTGCTTATTCGACATCCGAACTCCATAGGTAGAGATGAAGAATCAGAAGTCAGCTCTCTATCGGTTGATAACAAGCGACATTATGTAAATGAGGCTTATTCACGATTTTCTACCCCACCTGTAAATATTAACAAGGGTGTCTATTTACCAAATCTGGGTACTGAGAGAATCAAGAAGCCTACTAGTCAGGGAATGGAACAAGACAAGATTAAAAG GGATAAGGATCGGCTTGAGAAATTGCAGATTCTTGGACAACATAATTCACCACTGTGCCATATAGACCTGAAG GATGTACTTAATTATGAAGAGTTCGTGAGGCATTTCTCAAGTGATGAACAGCAGCAACTACTAAAATACTTGGCTCCTGTTGATTCTTTTGCGCCTCCAGATAG TCTTCAAAGCATGTTTGAGAGCTCTCATTTTGAGGAGAATTTGTCTTCCTTCCAGAAACTTCTTGCAGAAGGTGTTTTTGATAACTCGTTAGGGGTGAAAATAGAAGACTCTAGGACCTTGAAGAGGTTAATATTGTGCTATTTTACAAAGTCAAAGTGGGTGGAAAAGTATAACCTTATCAAG GACACAAAATGTAAAAGTAGTACCAATGGTTCTGAAGTTGCAGGAGGGCCCAACGCTATAGGCACAGGTCATTCAGTGAATGTTAAGAGGCCATTGGAGGGGCATCATGCAAAGTATGCAG GTCCAAAGAAAGCAACGAAGAGCCCCAATAGGGTGGTTATGAAAAGCAGCTATGAGCAGAAGGAACTAATAGACAACGATAGCTCTTGCTTCAGTCCAAAAAGCCTATTTGCCTTGCCTTGTAATAGTTCTCCTATGCTGGATTCTCTCCATTTTGCAAATGGAAGTTCTGACCAGGAATTGCTGCTGGATGTGCCGTCCAACAGCTCCTTCCCCCAGGCAGAACTCTTGGTACCAACATCAAGTTTTGCTGCACAAGCAAGCACTAGTAGCAGCTCTGTATACCCATATGTTGTACGTCCCTAG
- the LOC107785274 gene encoding GATA transcription factor 26-like isoform X2, whose product MMSTPLWRNGPPEKPILCNACGSRWRTKGTLANYTPLHARAEPDDLEDYRVSRVKHMSLKNKEPKLLKRRQNHDNTEVRTPPDYNQGFLKGLDEDTSNRSSSGSAISNTESCAQFDSTEASDLTGHAQSNIWDTTVPSRKRTCISRPKQSSVEKLTKDLYTILHEQQSSCFSGSSEEDLLFASDKPMVSVEIGHGSVLIRHPNSIGRDEESEVSSLSVDNKRHYVNEAYSRFSTPPVNINKGVYLPNLGTERIKKPTSQGMEQDKIKRDKDRLEKLQILGQHNSPLCHIDLKDVLNYEEFVRHFSSDEQQQLLKYLAPVDSFAPPDSLQSMFESSHFEENLSSFQKLLAEGVFDNSLGVKIEDSRTLKRLILCYFTKSKWVEKYNLIKDTKCKSSTNGSEVAGGPNAIGTGHSVNVKRPLEGHHAKYAGPKKATKSPNRVVMKSSYEQKELIDNDSSCFSPKSLFALPCNSSPMLDSLHFANGSSDQELLLDVPSNSSFPQAELLVPTSSFAAQASTSSSSVYPYVVRP is encoded by the exons ATGATGA GTACCCCACTTTGGCGTAATGGGCCTCCAGAGAAGCCAATATTGTGCAATGCATGTGGATCTCGGTGGAGAACAAAAGGAACCTTGGCAAATTATACTCCTCTGCATGCAAGGGCAGAGCCTGATGATCTTGAGGATTATAGGGTGTCTAGAGTCAAACACATGTCTTTGAAAAACAAAGAGCCAAAGTTGCTGAAACGAAGGCAAAATCATGATAATACTGAAGTTAGAACTCCTCCTGATTATAATCAGGGTTTCCTTAAGGGTTTAGATGAAGATACAAGCAATAGGTCAAGTTCTGGTTCTGCCATCTCAAACACGGAGAGCTGTGCACAATTTGATAGTACTGAAGCAAGTGATTTGACAG GCCATGCCCAATCCAACATATGGGACACAACGGTGCCTTCAAGGAAGAGAACCTGCATTAGTCGTCCAAAGCAGTCTTCAGTTGAAAAACTTACTAAAGACCTGTATACCATCCTACACGAACAACAATCGTCATGCTTCTCTGGATCTTCTGAAGAGGATTTGCTTTTTGCTAGTGACAAGCCTATGGTCTCTGTTGAGATAGGACATGGAAGTGTGCTTATTCGACATCCGAACTCCATAGGTAGAGATGAAGAATCAGAAGTCAGCTCTCTATCGGTTGATAACAAGCGACATTATGTAAATGAGGCTTATTCACGATTTTCTACCCCACCTGTAAATATTAACAAGGGTGTCTATTTACCAAATCTGGGTACTGAGAGAATCAAGAAGCCTACTAGTCAGGGAATGGAACAAGACAAGATTAAAAG GGATAAGGATCGGCTTGAGAAATTGCAGATTCTTGGACAACATAATTCACCACTGTGCCATATAGACCTGAAG GATGTACTTAATTATGAAGAGTTCGTGAGGCATTTCTCAAGTGATGAACAGCAGCAACTACTAAAATACTTGGCTCCTGTTGATTCTTTTGCGCCTCCAGATAG TCTTCAAAGCATGTTTGAGAGCTCTCATTTTGAGGAGAATTTGTCTTCCTTCCAGAAACTTCTTGCAGAAGGTGTTTTTGATAACTCGTTAGGGGTGAAAATAGAAGACTCTAGGACCTTGAAGAGGTTAATATTGTGCTATTTTACAAAGTCAAAGTGGGTGGAAAAGTATAACCTTATCAAG GACACAAAATGTAAAAGTAGTACCAATGGTTCTGAAGTTGCAGGAGGGCCCAACGCTATAGGCACAGGTCATTCAGTGAATGTTAAGAGGCCATTGGAGGGGCATCATGCAAAGTATGCAG GTCCAAAGAAAGCAACGAAGAGCCCCAATAGGGTGGTTATGAAAAGCAGCTATGAGCAGAAGGAACTAATAGACAACGATAGCTCTTGCTTCAGTCCAAAAAGCCTATTTGCCTTGCCTTGTAATAGTTCTCCTATGCTGGATTCTCTCCATTTTGCAAATGGAAGTTCTGACCAGGAATTGCTGCTGGATGTGCCGTCCAACAGCTCCTTCCCCCAGGCAGAACTCTTGGTACCAACATCAAGTTTTGCTGCACAAGCAAGCACTAGTAGCAGCTCTGTATACCCATATGTTGTACGTCCCTAG
- the LOC107785270 gene encoding uncharacterized protein LOC107785270 has product MGLADSLKANVDASAGGAFLSKSFTECKILLDKMAQNSGWMTRDTTLSPIVHYFALDPNNTNTENIATLMTQMNLLTKKIDEMGTKQVHIIDTTNGGLCTPCINHSYGCSWSEENDNQGFREDMNYIIILGVIGKVDSNGDFRISMPIEIDESTELTKVVIEQAQVDKGKEKEIEQFAEHVMEKTSNQEKTQSSGQKLISAPFPQRLAKQKKDDQYRKFMEVLRQIQLNITLMDALGEMPGYAKLMKYLMSRKFDFQDLSIETLTQTCRAVVIIPMDQKLSNPGSFTIPCTIGSYVFAKALCDLGDSINLMPLVIYTKLGIGRARPTSMLLQLVDRTVKRPTRILDDVLIQVGKFVFPANFVILDCQVDEEIPIILGRLFLATRRALIELEAIDVILQEEDETLNVRDPLEACLMNLKEVDGEELAKWVMALEGQGFWEWEPQFEPIYLEEREIPHVKPSIEKPPQLDLKPLLAHLRCYKNVKFLLVGPWQTLRKSVEKVCGDKPGAELGEVPFYAFEELKERLVTAPIIVAPDWEQQFELMCDAGDYAIRAVLGLRKDKMDAHAWVKSYDECQRTDNISRRYEMPMTTIQEVEAFDVWGIDFMGPFVSSYGNKYILVAFDYVSKWVGAVALPTNDAKRVIGFLGKNIFTWFGTPRAIISDYETHFCNRAFAGLLEKYGVRHKVATPYHSQTSGQVEVSNKEIKSVLTKTVNLTRTDWERKLDDALWAYRIIFKTPIGMSPYKLVFAKHAIF; this is encoded by the exons ATGGGTTTGGCTGACAGTCTGAAGGCCAATGTAGATGCTTCAGCCGGAGGTGCATTCTTGAGCAAATCATTCACAGAGTGTAAGATCCTTCTTGACAAGATGGCTCAAAATTCAGGCTGGATGACGAGGGATACAACTCTCTCTCCAATAGTACATTATTTTGCTCTTGACCCAAACAATACAAATACAGAAAACATAGCCACTCTCATGACCCAGATGAACTTGTTGACAAAGAAAATTGATGAGATGGGCACGAAACAGGTTCATATTATTGACACAACAAATGGAGGCTTATGCACTCCATGCATCAATCACTCGTATGGTTGCTcgtggagtgaagaaaatgataaCCAGGGCTTCAGAGAAGACATGAATTATATAATAATTTTGGGGGTCATAGGCAAGGTGGATAGCAATGGGGACTTCAGAATCAGCA TGCCAATCGAGATTGATGAGTCGACGGAGCTCACAAAGGTTGTAATTGAACAAGCACAAGTTGACAAAGGCAAGGAGAAGGAAATTGAACAGTTCGCAGAACATGTAATGGAAAAGACTTCTAATCAGGAAAAGACACAGAGCAGTGGGCAGAAGCTAATTTCAGCACCATTCCCTCAAAGGttggcaaagcaaaagaaagatgatcaatacAGGAAATTCATGGAAGTGCTCAGacagattcaattgaatattaCGCTGATGGATGCTTTGGGGGAAATGCCAGGTTATGCTAAACTGATGAAGTATTTGATGTCTCGAAAGTTTGACTTCCAGGACCTGTCTATTGAAACTTTGACTCAAACTTGTAGAGCGGTAGTGATAATACCTATGGATCAAAAATTGTCTAATCCCGGTAGTTTCACTATCCCATGCACAATTGGAAGTTATGtttttgctaaagcattgtgtgacttAGGAGacagtatcaacttgatgcccttggtAATCTACACAAAGTTAGGTATTGGCAGAGCTAGACCGACCTCAATGTTGCTGCAATTGGTTGATCGCACAGTGAAAAGGCCAACAAGAATTCTGGACGATGTGCTCATCCAAGTGGGAAAGTTTGTATTTCCTGCTAATTTCGTTATTCTTGACTGTCAGGTTGACGAAGAAAtacccataattttgggaaggctgTTCTTAGCCACTAGGAGAGCATTGATTGaat TGGAGGCAATTGATGTGATACTACAAGAGGAGGATGAGACTCTTAATGTCAGAGACCCATTAGAAGCTTGCTTGATGAATTTGAAAGAAGTGGATGGTGAAGAGTTGGCAAAGTGGGTTATGGCTCTCGAAGGTCAAGGGTTTTGGGAATGGGAACCCCAATTTGAGCCAATATACTTAGAAGAAAGAGAAATACCGCATGTGAAGCCGTCAATAGAGAAGCCACCACAGTTGGACCTGAAACCGCTTCTAGctcacctcag GTGTTACAAGAATGTAAAATTCTTATTggttggaccatggcagacattaaGG AAGAGTGTTGAAAAGGTGTGTGGAGACAAACCTGGTGCTGAACTaggagaagtgccattttatg CATTTGAGGAGCTAAAGGAGAgactggtgactgcaccaatcattGTTGCACCCGACTGGGAGCAGCAGTTTGAGCTTATGTGTGATGCAGGTGACTATGCTATAAGAGCAGTTTTGGGGCTGCGAAAGGATAAAATG gatgcccatgcctGGGTGAAAAGTTATGATGAGTGCCAAAGAACCGACAACATATCTCGTCGTTATGAGATGCCAATGActacaattcaagaggtggaagcgTTTGACGTgtgggggattgattttatgggaccatttgtcaGCTCGTATGGTAATAAATACATATTGGTAGCATTTGATTATGTCTCCAAATGGGTTGGAGCAGTGGCTCTTCCAACAAATGATGCCAAGAGAGTGATAGGATTtctaggaaaaaatattttcacatgGTTTGGCACTCCGAGAGCCATAATCAGTGATTATGAAACTCATTTCTGCAATAGAGCATTCGCAGGGCTGTTAGAAAAGTATGGAGTTCGCCATAAGGTTGCCACACCTTACCACTCGCAAACGAGCGGGCAAGTGGAAGTGTCAAACAAGGAAATTAAAAGTGTCCTAACCAAGACAGTAAATCTGACTCGGACTGATTGGGAAAGGAAGTTGGATGATGCGTTATGGGCTTACCGCATAATAtttaaaactccaattggtatgtctccgtacaagttggtgtttgCAAAGCACGCCATCTTCTAG